A stretch of DNA from Lysinibacillus sp. B2A1:
GCATGAACCAGTGGCTAGCTCAGGATTTGAACAACCATTTATGTTTATTTTAGATGAAGATTATCTCTACTTATCAGACGAAGAAATTCAATACACGAAAATCACCCCAGAGGAATTTCAAAAGTATCATGATAAAATAACAGAACTTGCAGATTTTCACTATAAAGAGGGGATAAAGGGAGATACTTTTATGCTTACTTTTATAGCAGGAGATCATTATACTTTTACAGATTTCCCTTATCTCTCTCCATTGTTGTCGTGGAATATTGACGTACATCAATTCCATCAAGTAATGAATCGGTATATTTTGGCTTTCTTTGATCATTATGTGAAAGATGAAGAGCCTAGTCCATTGCTTAGAAAAGAGGAAAAAGAAGACAAGTTCTACTATTTTAAAACGAATCTTAAAAATCATTGACAGAATAAAATAATAAACTAATCAGATTAATATATATGGAATAAAGATTATCTTTAGAGTATAAAATGGAGAACACTGTAGGCCTAAATCATTTCAATTTACTAGTTGACGAGGCTATTTAATGAAGCGTCCTTCAAGCATATTCCAGTAGTAGAAGCATAAATAAGGAAAAACGACCTAAAAGTAAGGGAGCTTTTGGGTCGTTTTTTATATTATAAAGCACGAGTTTTTAACTTCTCGTTCAATATTTTTGCTTGGGCTAAAGCCTGTGCATCGTTTGTGATTTCTCCAGGCTTGTTGCCATTTCCGATAATATAGGAGGAAAAGGGCATTTTTAGGAAGTCGAAAATATATTGGAATTGCTGAATCATTGGAAGCCCTTTAATATAAGGCTCGTCGCCACCGACGGCAAGGACGATTGCCTCTGTTGTCTGAAGCTTTTCCTTGAGCTGTGGGAAACGCTCGTCACGAATGGCATGGCTTAAGCGATCTATCATATTTTTCATGATGCCTGACATGCTGTACCAATAAATTGGTGTTGCGAAAATCACAATATCACTTGTAAGAAATGCTTGAATAATTTGATTATAGTCATCATCTACAAACTGAAAGCCGTTGTCGTCATGACGTAAATCGTGAATTGGCTGTATCATTATATTTTTTAAAACTATTTTTTGATGCGGAATATCTGCTAATACATAATCAGCTAGCTGTTCGCTATTACTCGCGGTTCTGGAGCTACCGATAAAAGCAGTAATGTTCATATGAATCCTCCTCTATCTTTCAGGTTATAACTAGTGTAAACTTAATTTTATTATCGATAAAGCTGAATGTTTCGATGAAATATATCGAAAAAAACGATTTATAGGGGATGTTAATAATGGATTTAAAACAGTTACAAACGTTTTTAACGGCTGCAGAAACATTGAGCTTTACACAGACCGCACAGTTGCTTGATTATGCACAGTCCAGTATTACAGCACAAATTAAATCACTTGAAGAAGAGCTCGGAGTTATTCTTTTTGAGAGGCTTGGAAAGCGTGTCATTCTTACGGATGAGGGCAAGCGATTACAACAGTATGCCCAAAAAATGCTGGAGTTAGATAGCGAAATGAAAAAAGCAGTGTCCAATGAACAAGCACAAGTGGTGCTGAAAATTGGCGCACAAGAAAGTCAATGTGTTTACCGTCTACCAAGTATTTTGCAGCAATATCAGAAAGCTTATCCACAAGTAAAAATCATTTTTAAGCCCGTCCATACAACTGAAATTGCCAAAGATCTATTACAGTCTGGAATTCTTGATGTAGCCTTTATTTCGGATGTATATAAGGAAACGCCTATGTTGTACCGCGAGAGACTTATACAGGAACAATTAATCTTTGTAAGTGCACCAACTAGTATAAAAGGCCCTTTCTTATCAGTGCATCAATTATCAACAGAGACAATGCTTCTGACTGAAAATGGGTGCTCTTATCGCAATCAATTAGAAGCGCAGCTACAGCAAGAGGGGGTCATGTCATTACAAATGATTGAATTTGCAAGTATTGAAGCTATTAAACAATGTGTAATGGCAGGCTTAGGTATTACAATTTTACCTAAAATGGTGGTGGAAAGAGAAATAGCGAAAGGACAGCTAATTGAATTACAGTCTTC
This window harbors:
- a CDS encoding LysR family transcriptional regulator → MDLKQLQTFLTAAETLSFTQTAQLLDYAQSSITAQIKSLEEELGVILFERLGKRVILTDEGKRLQQYAQKMLELDSEMKKAVSNEQAQVVLKIGAQESQCVYRLPSILQQYQKAYPQVKIIFKPVHTTEIAKDLLQSGILDVAFISDVYKETPMLYRERLIQEQLIFVSAPTSIKGPFLSVHQLSTETMLLTENGCSYRNQLEAQLQQEGVMSLQMIEFASIEAIKQCVMAGLGITILPKMVVEREIAKGQLIELQSSFNVKPIYTDIAWHKDKHIQPYLSDFIEIARDWYRAL